The Candidatus Kryptonium sp. genome contains a region encoding:
- the plsX gene encoding phosphate acyltransferase PlsX — MSASNSKKIKIAVDAMGGDYAPATVIEGALNALRESNNRFSIVLVGDEKRIKEELKKHDTTGLDFSIVDAPQVIEMDDIPTIALRKKKNSSIVVGMKLHSDGEVDAFASAGNTGAVLTAATFILGRIEGISRPTIGSVFPTESGTKSIMLDVGANVDCKPHHLFEFAIMGSIYSNTILEQKNPKVALLNIGEEKTKGSETVLQAYQLLSESKLNFIGNVEGRDILLGKADVIVCDGFVGNIVLKFAESVLGVLKRRLRNYAVKNIFRKLTFGFLARGLRKALKEFDYQEYGGVPFLGVNGVAIIGHGSSSSIAIKNMIYRAEETVQKKINQRIKEALKHYKHKMEV; from the coding sequence ATGTCAGCCTCAAATTCTAAAAAGATTAAAATTGCAGTTGATGCTATGGGTGGAGATTACGCACCAGCGACTGTAATTGAAGGTGCGTTAAATGCTCTAAGAGAATCAAATAATAGATTTTCAATTGTTCTTGTTGGGGATGAAAAAAGAATAAAAGAAGAATTGAAAAAACATGATACAACTGGGCTTGATTTTTCAATTGTTGATGCACCTCAAGTAATTGAGATGGATGATATTCCAACCATTGCGTTGAGGAAGAAGAAAAATTCATCAATTGTCGTGGGAATGAAGCTTCATAGTGATGGTGAGGTTGACGCATTTGCAAGTGCGGGAAATACTGGCGCGGTCCTCACAGCTGCAACTTTTATTCTTGGTAGAATTGAGGGAATTTCAAGACCAACAATTGGTAGCGTATTTCCAACTGAATCGGGGACTAAAAGTATAATGTTGGATGTTGGTGCAAATGTTGATTGTAAACCGCATCATTTGTTTGAGTTCGCTATTATGGGAAGTATTTATTCAAACACGATATTGGAACAGAAAAATCCTAAAGTAGCTCTTTTAAACATCGGCGAGGAAAAAACAAAAGGTAGTGAAACTGTTTTACAAGCATATCAACTTCTTTCGGAGAGTAAACTTAATTTCATAGGAAATGTTGAGGGTCGTGATATACTTCTTGGAAAGGCGGATGTCATAGTTTGTGATGGCTTTGTTGGAAATATAGTTTTAAAGTTTGCTGAAAGTGTCCTTGGGGTTTTGAAAAGAAGGTTAAGAAATTATGCGGTTAAAAACATTTTCAGAAAATTAACATTTGGATTTCTTGCGCGTGGATTGAGAAAAGCATTAAAAGAATTTGATTATCAAGAATATGGTGGTGTGCCTTTTCTCGGTGTCAATGGCGTTGCAATAATTGGTCATGGAAGTTCAAGCTCAATTGCGATTAAAAATATGATTTACAGAGCGGAGGAGACAGTGCAGAAGAAGATCAATCAAAGGATAAAAGAAGCATTAAAGCATTACAAACATAAAATGGAGGTATGA
- a CDS encoding DUF3109 family protein encodes MDSDSPKVEREIVEVKNFKIDTIVFTAGFVPFCNVPVCYGNCCYWGVYVDLNEREKILEHKDLILKYMDETQPHDVELWFEKEEWDDPDFPSGKCVGTNVYNGKCAFLTKEGYCVLQITAKENGMHKWSLKPFYCCIYPLTFFEGVLTYDDGHAEDLPYCGTKATHNHAGPVIEVCKNEFIYILGEDGYSELLKIYKSWKQKVQINSEIQK; translated from the coding sequence ATGGATTCAGACTCCCCTAAGGTTGAGCGGGAAATAGTTGAAGTCAAAAACTTTAAGATAGATACAATTGTTTTCACGGCAGGATTTGTCCCGTTTTGTAATGTGCCGGTATGTTATGGAAATTGTTGCTATTGGGGAGTTTATGTTGATCTCAATGAAAGAGAAAAGATACTTGAACATAAAGATTTGATTTTGAAATATATGGATGAAACTCAACCGCACGATGTTGAACTTTGGTTTGAAAAGGAAGAATGGGATGATCCAGATTTTCCATCAGGCAAATGTGTTGGGACAAATGTTTATAATGGTAAGTGTGCCTTTTTGACGAAGGAAGGATATTGTGTTTTGCAGATAACCGCAAAAGAAAATGGAATGCATAAATGGTCTTTGAAACCATTTTATTGCTGTATTTATCCGTTGACATTTTTTGAGGGAGTTTTGACTTACGATGATGGACACGCTGAAGATTTGCCATATTGTGGAACAAAAGCAACACATAATCATGCTGGGCCTGTGATTGAAGTTTGCAAAAATGAATTTATTTATATTTTAGGTGAGGACGGATATTCAGAATTGTTGAAGATTTACAAATCTTGGAAGCAAAAAGTTCAAATAAACAGTGAAATTCAAAAATGA
- the fabF gene encoding beta-ketoacyl-ACP synthase II → MSNRKRVVVTGMGVISPVGLTIEEYWKSLLEGKSGVDYITRFDTTNFATKFAAEVKNFDPTNYMDKKLAQRMDIFTQFAMAATEMAIQDAGLNSDSKLDKERVAVVYSSGIGGMWTYHTQHELFFKTGTPRHISPFTVTMMIVDIAAGYISIRYGYKGPNYATISACASSANAITDAVMLIERGLADVVITGGSEAAICPMGIGSFNAMRALSTRNEEPQKASRPFDAQRDGFVMGEGAGTLVLESLEHALNRGAKIYAEVAGFGLTADAYHITAPAPNGEGAARSMALAIKDAGLVPEDIDYINAHGTSTKENDRNETQAIKTVFGDHAYKLAVNSTKSMIGHLLGAAGVVEAIATILSINTGKIHPTINYEYPDPECDLFYVPNQAIEREVKAAISNSFGFGGHNVSIVFKKFEE, encoded by the coding sequence ATGTCCAACCGCAAAAGGGTTGTTGTAACAGGAATGGGTGTGATATCACCCGTTGGATTAACTATTGAAGAATATTGGAAAAGCCTTCTTGAAGGGAAAAGCGGTGTTGATTACATAACAAGGTTTGATACAACAAATTTTGCGACAAAGTTCGCTGCGGAGGTAAAGAATTTTGATCCAACAAATTATATGGACAAAAAGCTTGCTCAAAGAATGGATATATTTACTCAGTTTGCAATGGCCGCAACCGAAATGGCTATTCAAGACGCTGGGCTTAATTCTGATTCAAAATTGGACAAAGAAAGAGTTGCTGTTGTTTACTCTTCTGGGATCGGTGGAATGTGGACATATCACACACAACATGAATTATTTTTCAAAACAGGGACACCAAGGCATATAAGCCCATTTACCGTGACTATGATGATTGTTGATATAGCAGCTGGTTATATTTCAATAAGGTATGGATATAAGGGACCAAATTATGCTACTATTTCTGCTTGTGCAAGTTCAGCTAATGCGATAACAGATGCTGTTATGTTAATTGAGCGTGGGCTTGCGGATGTTGTCATAACTGGTGGAAGCGAAGCGGCTATATGTCCAATGGGAATTGGTTCGTTTAATGCAATGAGGGCACTTTCAACGAGAAATGAAGAACCGCAAAAGGCGAGCAGACCTTTTGATGCTCAGCGTGATGGTTTTGTGATGGGGGAAGGTGCTGGGACTTTAGTCCTTGAATCACTTGAACATGCTTTGAACCGCGGAGCGAAAATTTATGCAGAGGTTGCAGGTTTCGGACTCACAGCAGATGCATATCATATAACCGCACCAGCTCCAAACGGCGAGGGCGCTGCAAGGTCAATGGCGCTTGCAATCAAAGATGCTGGACTTGTCCCAGAAGACATTGATTATATTAATGCTCATGGAACATCAACAAAAGAAAACGATAGAAACGAAACACAAGCAATAAAAACTGTTTTTGGCGATCACGCCTATAAACTTGCGGTAAATTCAACGAAATCAATGATTGGACATCTGCTTGGTGCTGCTGGAGTGGTTGAGGCAATTGCAACGATTTTGTCAATAAATACTGGAAAAATTCATCCAACGATAAATTACGAGTATCCAGATCCAGAGTGCGATCTTTTCTATGTTCCAAATCAAGCAATAGAACGCGAGGTTAAAGCAGCAATATCAAATTCTTTTGGTTTTGGAGGCCATAATGTTTCAATAGTTTTCAAAAAGTTTGAAGAATAA
- the rpmF gene encoding 50S ribosomal protein L32: MPNPKRRHSRSRRDKRRANYKPTAPNLSECPQCHEPKLPHRACPKCGYYHGRTVIVPKE, encoded by the coding sequence ATGCCAAATCCAAAGCGAAGACATTCAAGGTCGCGCAGAGATAAGAGAAGAGCAAATTACAAACCTACAGCGCCAAATTTGAGCGAATGTCCGCAATGCCACGAACCAAAGCTTCCACATCGTGCCTGTCCAAAATGCGGATACTACCATGGTAGAACCGTCATAGTTCCAAAGGAGTAA
- the fabG gene encoding 3-oxoacyl-[acyl-carrier-protein] reductase, with product MSDLKNKVAIVTGGSRGIGRAIAKVLASSGCDVVITYKSSAQQAQELVQEISKNAKAIAIQADSAKFEDAQKVVEETLKNFGKIDILINNAGITKDNLLLRMTEDEWDDVIDTNLKGVFNFTKAVIKHMISQRSGKIINIASVVGLIGNPGQANYAASKAGIIGFTKALAKEVASRNIQVNVVAPGYVETEMTEKLNEEQKKRLFELIPARRIAKPEEIAYVVKFLASPESDYITGQVIVVDGGLTS from the coding sequence ATGAGCGATTTAAAAAACAAAGTTGCTATAGTCACAGGCGGTTCAAGAGGGATCGGCAGGGCTATTGCTAAGGTCCTTGCTTCATCTGGTTGTGATGTGGTGATAACTTATAAAAGTTCAGCTCAACAAGCGCAGGAGCTCGTGCAAGAGATTTCAAAAAACGCAAAAGCAATCGCAATTCAAGCTGATTCGGCGAAATTTGAAGATGCACAAAAAGTCGTTGAAGAAACCTTGAAAAATTTCGGCAAAATTGATATACTTATTAACAACGCAGGAATTACTAAAGATAACCTTTTGCTTAGAATGACCGAAGATGAATGGGATGATGTGATTGATACTAACTTGAAAGGAGTTTTTAACTTCACGAAGGCTGTTATCAAACATATGATAAGTCAAAGGTCAGGAAAGATAATTAACATCGCATCGGTCGTTGGGCTTATCGGAAACCCAGGACAGGCAAATTACGCTGCTTCAAAGGCAGGAATTATTGGTTTTACGAAAGCTCTTGCGAAAGAAGTTGCTTCAAGAAATATACAAGTTAATGTCGTTGCCCCAGGTTATGTTGAAACGGAGATGACAGAGAAATTAAACGAAGAACAAAAAAAGCGTTTGTTTGAATTAATCCCTGCTAGAAGAATAGCAAAACCAGAAGAAATTGCCTATGTCGTTAAGTTTCTCGCTTCACCTGAATCTGACTATATCACAGGTCAAGTCATAGTTGTTGATGGTGGATTAACCTCATAA
- the nagA gene encoding N-acetylglucosamine-6-phosphate deacetylase — MKKIVLRNVNAVTPFRIIEKAGIIIEGKKIAEIGKLEDLNIEPDEEYEFFDFDGMYVVPGFVDLHVHGGLGYGFEDEDDEALYTISEFFFQHGTTGLLATLYPKPEKEFIRELRRLADFIEQNNSNIWGIHLEGPFLNPEERGAMNPDYLLKPSLDAWYTLRDAGRGFIKIMTIAPELPGAYEVMREAALDGVILSIGHSVADIDEIQMAIHNGAAHVTHMFNAMKPFHHRDPGVITGSLLFDELKIELIADGIHVHPMVMKLLYKIKGSGGIILITDAMKMCGLPDGEYEFANQKVIMRDKKIFLEDGTLAGSTLTMEQAVKVMVELVDVPLTAAVRMASLNPARVLGKEHRKGILATGKDADIVVLDKNFNVHMTIYEGEIKYKKD, encoded by the coding sequence ATGAAAAAAATAGTTTTGCGAAATGTTAACGCTGTTACTCCATTCAGGATAATTGAAAAAGCAGGGATAATAATAGAAGGCAAAAAAATAGCAGAGATAGGAAAACTTGAAGATTTAAACATTGAACCTGATGAAGAATACGAATTCTTTGACTTTGACGGAATGTATGTGGTTCCTGGGTTCGTTGACCTACATGTTCACGGTGGGCTTGGTTATGGATTTGAAGATGAAGATGATGAAGCGCTTTACACAATAAGCGAATTTTTCTTTCAACACGGGACCACTGGACTTTTGGCAACGCTCTATCCAAAACCTGAGAAAGAATTCATTCGTGAACTGAGACGATTGGCTGATTTCATAGAACAAAACAACTCAAATATCTGGGGAATACATCTTGAAGGTCCGTTTTTAAATCCTGAAGAACGCGGTGCAATGAACCCAGATTACCTTCTTAAACCTTCCCTTGATGCATGGTATACACTGCGAGATGCTGGAAGAGGATTTATAAAAATTATGACAATTGCCCCTGAACTTCCCGGTGCTTACGAGGTTATGCGCGAAGCAGCTCTTGACGGAGTCATACTGTCAATTGGACATTCAGTTGCCGACATAGATGAAATTCAAATGGCTATACACAATGGAGCTGCCCATGTAACTCATATGTTCAATGCGATGAAACCGTTTCATCACCGTGACCCTGGAGTGATAACTGGCTCATTACTCTTTGATGAACTTAAAATAGAGCTAATCGCCGATGGAATTCATGTGCATCCAATGGTGATGAAACTTTTATACAAAATAAAAGGCTCCGGAGGTATAATACTCATAACCGATGCGATGAAGATGTGTGGTCTACCCGATGGGGAATATGAATTTGCAAACCAAAAAGTTATAATGCGTGATAAAAAGATTTTTCTTGAGGATGGGACACTTGCCGGAAGCACACTGACAATGGAGCAAGCCGTGAAAGTGATGGTAGAGTTAGTTGATGTGCCACTTACAGCAGCTGTGAGAATGGCTTCACTAAACCCAGCGCGCGTCTTAGGAAAAGAACATCGCAAAGGAATCCTCGCAACTGGTAAAGATGCAGATATAGTGGTGCTTGATAAAAACTTTAATGTCCATATGACAATTTATGAAGGCGAAATAAAATACAAGAAAGATTGA
- the rnc gene encoding ribonuclease III: MFRILKKIRSLFIKSDSTLISKKKIKELEEILGVKIKDRDIFIQALTHRSFVPVAKQKFGIKIESNERLEFLGDSILNLVAGELLYNAYPFATEGRLTRLRSRIINKGILIKYAYLLKLDEFILLSHSARRALMQGYNSMLADAFEAIVGAIYLDSGFETAKKFLIRVFKELIGEFDSNFYESTKEHYKSILVEYSHKVNLDVSYRVVKVEGPEHERTFTVEVLLGDQVVGIGQGKSKKEAEKLAAYDALLKLGIIDKSAS, from the coding sequence TTGTTTAGGATATTAAAAAAGATCCGCTCACTTTTTATTAAGTCGGATTCAACCTTAATAAGCAAGAAAAAGATTAAGGAACTTGAGGAAATCCTCGGTGTGAAAATTAAAGATAGGGATATTTTTATCCAAGCGCTAACGCATAGGTCTTTTGTCCCAGTTGCAAAGCAAAAATTTGGCATCAAAATAGAATCAAATGAGCGACTTGAATTTCTTGGCGATTCAATTCTGAATCTTGTCGCTGGTGAGCTTCTTTACAATGCTTATCCTTTCGCAACCGAAGGAAGATTGACTCGTTTAAGGTCACGAATTATAAACAAAGGAATTTTGATTAAATATGCTTACCTTTTGAAACTTGACGAATTTATCCTGTTAAGTCACTCTGCAAGGCGAGCTTTAATGCAAGGATATAACTCAATGCTTGCTGACGCATTTGAGGCAATCGTTGGAGCGATTTATCTTGATTCTGGTTTTGAAACGGCAAAAAAATTTTTGATTCGCGTTTTCAAAGAATTGATCGGGGAGTTTGATTCTAATTTTTACGAATCAACGAAAGAACATTATAAGAGTATACTTGTTGAGTATTCGCATAAGGTGAATCTTGATGTAAGCTACAGGGTTGTCAAAGTTGAAGGACCTGAGCATGAAAGAACCTTCACTGTTGAGGTTTTGCTTGGGGATCAAGTTGTTGGGATTGGTCAAGGCAAGAGCAAAAAAGAGGCAGAAAAACTCGCAGCTTATGACGCTCTCCTGAAACTTGGCATAATTGATAAATCCGCAAGTTGA
- the fabD gene encoding ACP S-malonyltransferase, with amino-acid sequence MKIAFVFPGQASQYVGMGKDLYENSSIAKEIFDKAEEILGFELKRICFEGPEEDLKQTKVTQPAIFVHSYIVSTLLGEKIKADMAAGHSLGEYSALVYAGVLSFEDALKIVKLRGELMQRAGEQNPGTMAAIIGLDEEKVKQVCEEVKDGIVQPANFNTPEQIVISGEVNAVRKAMQLAKEAGAKIVKELVVSGAFHSPLMESAKDELKNALDEVKFNKPSIPVYFNVTAKPTFDLNEIKDLLYRQITSPVLWTQIVMNMVSDGAVKFYEIGPGKVLQGLIKKIAPTAEVSGFDKFDDIKNLGE; translated from the coding sequence ATGAAAATCGCTTTCGTTTTTCCGGGGCAAGCTTCTCAATATGTCGGTATGGGAAAAGATTTGTATGAAAATAGCTCAATTGCCAAAGAGATTTTTGACAAAGCTGAAGAAATACTTGGATTTGAACTGAAACGGATATGTTTTGAAGGACCGGAAGAAGATCTAAAGCAAACAAAGGTCACTCAACCAGCGATCTTTGTTCATAGTTATATTGTTTCTACTCTCCTTGGAGAAAAAATAAAAGCTGATATGGCAGCTGGGCATTCGCTTGGTGAGTATTCAGCGCTTGTTTATGCTGGTGTCTTAAGTTTTGAAGATGCTTTGAAAATCGTAAAACTTCGTGGCGAGCTAATGCAGAGAGCAGGTGAGCAAAATCCCGGAACAATGGCCGCTATTATCGGACTTGATGAGGAAAAAGTGAAGCAAGTGTGTGAGGAAGTTAAAGATGGAATAGTCCAACCAGCAAATTTTAACACACCTGAACAAATCGTTATCTCTGGTGAGGTTAATGCAGTTAGGAAAGCAATGCAACTTGCCAAGGAAGCTGGAGCGAAAATTGTAAAGGAGCTCGTTGTAAGTGGTGCTTTCCACTCCCCTCTTATGGAAAGCGCCAAAGATGAACTTAAAAATGCGCTTGATGAAGTAAAATTTAATAAACCCTCCATCCCAGTTTATTTCAATGTCACCGCAAAACCAACATTTGATCTAAATGAAATAAAAGATCTACTATATCGCCAAATAACGAGTCCCGTCCTTTGGACTCAAATTGTTATGAACATGGTTTCGGATGGAGCAGTTAAGTTTTATGAAATTGGACCTGGAAAAGTCCTTCAAGGTTTGATTAAAAAAATTGCACCAACTGCTGAAGTATCTGGATTTGATAAGTTTGATGATATTAAAAACTTAGGGGAATGA
- a CDS encoding DUF177 domain-containing protein gives MKINISKLSDGEHFYTFIVKPSDLELDEKRFNKPVYVDATLEKSKRQLFLRANVYTVGRFQCDRCIEDFDMVLENSYRMYYVYSEEESKKYEPEEVVVITPETNEIDISDDVRQMVLLSVPMKLLCYEDCLGLCQRCGKNLNFETCTCKVEAIDPRWAPLLKLMERESLGNETEN, from the coding sequence ATGAAGATTAACATTTCAAAGCTGTCCGATGGGGAGCATTTTTATACATTTATAGTGAAACCATCGGACTTAGAATTGGATGAAAAAAGATTCAACAAGCCCGTTTATGTTGATGCGACGCTTGAAAAATCAAAGCGACAGCTCTTTCTAAGAGCTAATGTTTACACAGTTGGAAGGTTTCAATGTGATAGATGTATTGAAGATTTTGATATGGTTCTTGAAAACAGTTACAGGATGTATTATGTTTATAGCGAAGAAGAGTCAAAAAAATATGAACCTGAAGAAGTGGTCGTGATAACACCGGAGACAAACGAGATTGACATCTCGGATGATGTTAGACAGATGGTTTTACTTTCTGTTCCCATGAAGTTGCTTTGTTATGAAGATTGCCTTGGGCTTTGTCAAAGATGTGGGAAAAATTTAAACTTTGAAACATGCACCTGTAAAGTTGAGGCGATAGATCCACGCTGGGCTCCTCTTTTAAAACTTATGGAAAGAGAAAGTTTAGGAAATGAAACAGAAAATTAA
- a CDS encoding ketoacyl-ACP synthase III yields the protein MKLGQRRATITAVGHYVPEKVLSNFDLEKMVDTSDEWIRARTGIRERRILEKGATSDLAVQAIKRLFENSGVSPEEIEVLIVATVTPDMFFPSTAAVIQEKLGLKRAWGFDISAACSGFIYALITGVQFIESGRYKKVLVVGADKMSSIVDYTDRNTCVLFGDGAGAVLLEPTDDPEYGIIDHIFYMDGSGGKYLYMPGGGSLNPPTHETVDKKMHYVYQDGRAVFKVAVIGMADVSAEIVQRNGLTGDDIDWLVPHQANLRIIVATAERMGLDLSKVMINIDRYGNTTAATIPLCLSEYWECGKLKPGHRVVMSAFGAGYTWGAVLMRWSLPNPPKPRPDVAKYCEEMDSRRFEIPEELKIKNESAK from the coding sequence ATGAAATTGGGGCAACGGAGAGCAACCATTACTGCGGTCGGGCATTATGTCCCTGAAAAAGTTCTTTCAAATTTTGATCTTGAAAAAATGGTTGATACAAGTGATGAGTGGATAAGAGCGAGAACTGGAATTCGCGAAAGAAGAATACTTGAAAAAGGAGCGACATCTGATCTTGCTGTTCAGGCAATCAAAAGATTATTTGAAAATAGCGGGGTTTCCCCAGAAGAAATTGAAGTTTTAATCGTTGCAACTGTTACACCAGATATGTTTTTCCCTTCAACCGCAGCTGTAATTCAAGAGAAACTTGGCTTGAAAAGGGCATGGGGTTTTGATATCTCAGCAGCTTGTTCAGGATTTATTTATGCATTAATAACGGGTGTCCAATTTATAGAATCAGGTAGATATAAAAAGGTTCTTGTCGTTGGCGCCGATAAAATGAGCTCAATTGTGGATTATACGGATAGAAATACTTGTGTTTTGTTTGGTGATGGAGCTGGTGCGGTTTTGCTTGAGCCCACGGATGATCCTGAATATGGAATAATTGATCACATTTTTTATATGGATGGTTCAGGGGGAAAATATCTTTACATGCCCGGTGGGGGAAGTTTAAATCCACCGACCCATGAAACTGTTGATAAGAAAATGCATTATGTCTATCAAGATGGAAGAGCTGTCTTTAAAGTTGCTGTGATTGGAATGGCAGATGTTTCCGCTGAAATAGTTCAAAGAAATGGTTTAACTGGTGATGATATTGATTGGCTTGTCCCACATCAAGCAAATCTTAGAATAATTGTTGCAACTGCTGAAAGAATGGGGCTTGATCTTTCTAAAGTTATGATAAATATTGATAGATATGGAAACACTACAGCTGCAACAATTCCACTTTGCCTGTCTGAATATTGGGAATGCGGTAAACTGAAACCCGGACACAGGGTTGTTATGTCCGCATTTGGTGCAGGTTATACTTGGGGGGCTGTTCTAATGAGATGGTCGCTTCCAAACCCACCAAAACCGAGACCAGATGTAGCAAAATACTGTGAGGAGATGGATTCAAGAAGGTTTGAAATACCAGAAGAATTGAAAATAAAAAATGAATCTGCTAAATGA
- a CDS encoding acyl carrier protein — MDIEAKVKQIIVNKLNVSEDKVVPEASFINDLGADSLDTVELVMEFEKEFGIQVPDEDAEKIRTVGDAINYLKQKLGQA, encoded by the coding sequence ATGGACATTGAAGCAAAGGTAAAACAAATAATTGTAAACAAGCTTAATGTTAGCGAGGATAAGGTAGTTCCAGAGGCGTCATTTATTAATGATCTTGGGGCTGATTCACTTGACACAGTTGAGCTTGTAATGGAATTTGAGAAGGAATTTGGTATTCAAGTCCCCGATGAAGATGCTGAAAAGATAAGAACAGTTGGAGATGCGATTAACTATCTAAAGCAAAAACTTGGACAAGCGTAA